In Cryptococcus neoformans var. grubii H99 chromosome 9, complete sequence, a genomic segment contains:
- a CDS encoding signal transducer, which translates to MSTLSQHSTASLNTKKSSTKPPSNILSPRLPSPTNVPSSVGSPNPQHHHHDHMHAHSPTGAKYTGLGISQGEGFPPMNGMDAKCGGCGLVIDQESGGVVVAFGSSLWHVDCFRCAKCKEKVSADTNLLLLSDGSPVCGNCSYQCFVCKQAITEEAIMTGDESYHAHCFTCRTCKRRIEELVFAKTSQGIYCMACHNERVAKSRRHAEAKRQRQARREAKEREREEEEQRQKEEEARQAASSSAPPLNYLNAGHSTPSSMSLSHFAQKPQSRPHSPYTGVANAGNAFEDAERENESRRDLGVVDKHVNPRSASPAGRQLIEAQNMPLPASPSESNDGNQLKPGTSSPQIRSSSHAVSQSGLGVPTSKAEKRRSISPGMTFNLDAQNSTFTEQRLGTYPPSPLRSSFTDGSSASNEQRPVRSPTSPSPAPSGKHTFPFKDGSGSGAQLHQAQAQVTEQLSCNGSTGVANQPPARTSSLPEHLANRAKADEHVAVEGTHPSQPNSAELAPGSSKAQLIGETRTPQLHAPDLPNMSFSLSDPDFAVILSNMDQSPRKIKTGEKVRPEVEIASGESAPSSPLVSSPSLARSPTLDMLSTIESDPQSRSQQGALGRSRLSPNDPSPHMLNRRQASADSSFSVRSRHGDGSFEKLVELLAGAKFREEESVNVDVAVLSGIVKEVEDLREAMVGLKKRYTGAKRSSQQYSEGLSVAGEEYDKERSKRTELEAEVSRLRAQLHSQTARLSVISGDEKRAEHMKRRSRDLASNLTGLERDISRLRAERDMKLAEVDELAERTPGGVVDPGSLAQSLSLRLDSIRDQYATELESLSGQVENLQREISELRQIKEASLEESAALAAKNEDLAELNTQLTRQTEALQDTLSRTRPPTIFSKGKGHQLQNSPSLASLTGQGLQDVPEETITARVVKVSKPEPIEAAPVKRFKWYKSSKGPDASNTPANISKPLAFDVGKTRGGMTLGVAGLAMGGIGGGARPSTEFGMRDHAFQQHTMMRFTRCELCGEKMWGLQEVKCSSCGIVCHSKCAEKLPRGCTGTKGAVKDEAEGPLPPSMFGRPLVEQVSADKQSVPVIVTKCINAVEAVGMEYEGIYRKTGGSSQSKQITQLFERGDYDAFDLADVDAFNDISSVTSVLKTYFRSLPNPLFTHELHESFVTAATIRDTNNKRQAVLALLHELPKEHYNTLKALMLHLNRVTSYSGVNLMSSQNLGVVFGPTLMRSSDPNREFGDMAGKALSVQWLVDNAPSVFTLDRD; encoded by the exons ATGTCAACCCTCTCTCAACACTCCACTGCCTCGCTCAACACTAAGAAATCATCAACCAAACCTCCATCCAATATTCTCTCCCCACGCCTCCCTTCACCGACCAATGTGCCCTCATCCGTTGGTTCCCCAAAccctcaacatcatcaccaCGATCACATGCACGCGCACTCCCCTACAGGAGCCAAGTATACCGGCCTTGGCATTTCGCAGGGAGAAGGTTTCCCTCCAATGAATGGGATGGATGCTAAATGCGGAGGCTGTGGACTTGTGATTGATCAGGAGAGCGGGGGAGTCGTTGTTGCGTTTGG ATCGTCATTATGGCATGTCGATTGCTTTAGGTGTGCCAAATGCAAAGAAAAGGTATCGGCAGATACAAACCTCCTGTTGCTGTCCGATGGAAGTCCCGTCTGTGGTAACTGCTCTTACCAA TGCTTTGTATGTAAACAAGCCATCACTGAAGAGGCCATCATGACCGGGGATGAGTCCTACCATGCCCATTGCTTCACGTGCAGAACATGTAAACGGAGGATTGAAGAGTTGGTCTTTGCAAAGACCAGCCAAGGTATCTATTGCATG GCATGCCACAACGAACGAGTCGCCAAGAGCCGGCGACATGCAGAAGCGAAACGACAAAGGCAAGCACGCCGTGAAGCAAAAGAAcgagagagggaagaagaggagcaaagacaaaaggaagaagaagcacgTCAAGCTGCATCATCCAGCGCACCTCCTTTAAACTACCTCAACGCCGGTCATTCGacgccatcatccatgTCTCTCAGCCATTTTGCTCAAAAACCCCAATCCAGGCCACATTCACCTTATACCGGCGTAGCCAATGCGGGGAATGCCTTTGAAGATGCCGAGCGTGAAAATGAAAGTCGGAGGGATCTGGGAGTGGTTGACAAGCACGTAAATCCGAGGTCAGCATCGCCTGCAGGCAGGCAGCTGATTGAAGCTCAAAATATGCCACTCCCCGCTTCACCGTCGGAAAGTAATGACGGTAATCAACTCAAACCTGGTACATCAAGCCCTCAAATCCGTTCTTCATCGCACGCTGTCAGCCAGTCCGGTTTGGGTGTCCCAACTAGTAAAGCTGAAAAGAGGCGTTCGATCAGCCCTGGTATGACGTTCAACCTAGATGCTCAAAACTCGACATTTACCGAACAGAGACTGGGTACTTATCCACCATCACCCTTGAGATCGTCGTTTACAGATGGGTCTTCCGCTTCCAACGAACAAAGACCTGTCAGATCACCAACATCGCCTTCACCTGCACCATCGGGAAAGCATACGTTCCCGTTTAAAGATGGTTCTGGTTCGGGTGCTCAGCTCCATCAGGCGCAAGCTCAGGTGACGGAGCAGTTGTCTTGTAACGGCTCAACGGGTGTAGCCAATCAACCACCAGCTAGGACTAGTTCCTTGCCTGAACATCTTGCTAATCGTGCTAAAGCTGATGAACATGTCGCCGTGGAGGGTACCCATCCCTCCCAACCAAACTCTGCAGAGCTTGCCCCTGGGTCCAGCAAAGCACAGCTCATTGGCGAGACCCGCACCCCTCAGCTTCATGctcctgatcttcccaacaTGTCATTCTCCCTGTCCGACCCCGACTTTGCAGTCATTTTATCCAACATGGATCAATCCCCCCGAAAGATAAAGACGGGAGAAAAAGTGAGGCCAGAGGTGGAAATCGCCAGTGGAGAATCtgccccttcttcaccactCGTATCCTCGCCTTCTCTGGCTCGTAGCCCCACCCTTGACATGCTTTCGACCATTGAGTCTGATCCGCAATCTCGTTCCCAACAAGGTGCCCTCGGCCGTTCCCGCCTTTCACCGAATGATCCCTCTCCTCATATGCTCAACAGACGTCAAGCGTCCGCAGACAGTTCTTTCTCTGTGAGATCTCGTCATGGAGACGGAAGCTTTGAGAAGCTAGTCGAGTTGTTGGCAGGGGCCAAGTttagagaagaggagagtgtgAATGTGGACGTGGCGGTGTTGAGTGGGATTGtcaaggaggtggaagactTGAGGGAGGCAATGGTaggtttgaagaagagatataCCGGAGCCAAA CGATCGAGTCAGCAGTATAGCGAAGGTCTCTCAGTCGCCGGTGAAGAGTACGACAAGGAACGATCTAAACGTACCGAACTCGAAGCCGAAGTCTCTCGCCTTCGCGCTCAACTGCACTCTCAGACCGCACGCCTGAGTGTCATTTCTGGCGACGAGAAACGTGCAGAGCATATGAAACGCCGTAGCCGCGACCTCGCGAGTAACTTGACCGGGCTGGAGAGAGATATCTCGAGGCTGAGAGCAGAGAGGGATATGAAACTGGCTGAAGTCGATGAGCTTGCGGAAAGAACACCGGGTGGTGTGGTGGATCCTGGATCCTTGGCACAATCGCTCAGCTTGAGATTGGATAGCATACGAGACCAGTATGCTACGGAGCTCGAGTCGCTTTCGGGGCAGGTGGAGAACCTTCAGCGTGAAATCTCGGAACTTCGTCAGATCAAGGAAGCCTCTTTGGAAGAATCTGCCGCGCTGGCAGCGAAGAATGAAGATCTTGCTGAACTCAATACGCAATTGACGAGGCAGACTGAAGCTTTGCAAGATACGCTCTCCCGAACGAGGCCCCCGACGATATTCAGCAAGGGTAAAGGGCACCAGCTCCAGAATTCACCAAGTCTCGCTTCCCTTACTGGCCAGGGGTTACAAGACGTTCCCGAGGAAACTATTACCGCGAGGGTGGTCAAGGTTTCAAAGCCTGAGCCTATTGAAGCTGCGCCCGTCAAGAGATTCAAGTGGTATAAATCTTCCAAAGGGCCGGATGCTTCGAATACACCTGCAAATATTTCGAAACCACTGGCGTTTGATGTtgggaagacgagaggGGGTATGACGCTTGGTGTAGCGGGACTGGCCATGGGCGGGATCGGGGGAGGGGCGAGGCCGAGCACAGAGTTTGGTATGAGGGATCATGCGTTCCAGCAGCATACGATGATGAGGTTTACGAGATGTGAGCTTTGCggagagaagatgtggGGGTTGCAGGAAGTCAAGTGTTCTT CTTGTGGCATCGTGTGTCATAGCAAGTGCGCTGAAAAACTGCCGCGAGGGTGTACAGGGACCAAGGGCGCTGTGAAAGATGAAGCTGAAGGGCCACTGC CGCCGTCCATGTTTGGTCGTCCATTGGTTGAGCAAGTGTCTGCAGACAAGCAATCGGTACCTGTCATTGTGACCAAATGTATCAATGCTGTGGAAGCTGTCGGTATGGAATACGAAGGTATCTATCGAAAAACTGGCGGCTCGTCGCAGTCCAAGCAGATTACTCAGCTCTTTGAGAGGGGCGATTACGATGCGTTTGATTTGGCCGATGTTGATGCCTTTAATGACATTTCGAGCGTCACGTCCGTGCTCAAGACGTATTTCAGGAGCCTGCCGAATCCGCTATTTACACACGAGTTGCATGAGAGTTTTGTGACTGCTGCCA CCATTCGCGACACGAACAACAAGCGCCAAGCGGTGCTGGCATTGCTCCATGAACTCCCGAAAGAGCACTATAATACCCTCAAAGCACTCATGCTTCATCTTAACCGCGTAACGTCGTACAGTGGCGTCAACTTGATGTCATCTCAAAACTTGGGTGTCGTCTTTGGGC CTACGCTCATGAGATCGTCAGATCCCAATAGGGAGTTTGGAGATATGGCGGGCAAGGCGCTGAGTGTTCAATGGCTGGTGGATAATGCCCCGTCAGTGTTCACACTTGACCGTGATTag
- a CDS encoding sulfate adenylyltransferase, which yields MANAPHGGVLKDLLVRDAALHDSLLEEARSLNDIFLTERQLCDLELILNGGFSPLEGFMDEQDYTSVVETLRLAPFNGHKYGHVFPIPITLDVSQEDINTLGLKQGARVALRDPRDDAALAILTVSDIYRPNKATEAEKVMGADDIAHPSVAYLRNNVKEFYVGGKVQAIQAPTHFDYVPLRYTPAELRAHFHKLAWRKVVAFQTRNPMHRAHRELTVRAARQRRANVLIHPVVGLTKPGDVDHYTRVRAYQALMPSYPEGMAHLALLPLAMRMAGPREAVWHAVIRKNFGATHFIVGRDHAGPGKNSQGKDFYGPYDAQELVTQFKDELQIEMVPFQAMTYLPGSDEYQPVDEVPKGTPTADISGTELRKRLRTGASIPDWFSYTGVVKVLRESYPPRPQQGFTILLTGLHNSGKDTIARALQVTLQQQGSRSVSLLLGEELRSDLDPQIGRAITPEQKHINLERIGFVAAELTKAGAAVIAAPTAPYERSRQAFKKQVVGSGGGNYFLVHVATPLEWCEKVDRRGLYKAARAGEIKNLTGVDDVYEAPENADLVCDLRIDTVPEIVHSIIMILESQNLV from the exons ATGGCCAACGCTCCTCACGGTGGTGTCCTCAAGGACCTCCTTGTCCGCGATGCTGCTCTTCACGATTCTCTTCTCGAAGAGGCTCGTAGCTTGAATGACATTTTCCTTACCGAG CGTCAATTGTGTGACCTCGAGCTTATCTTGAACGGTggtttctctcctcttgaAGGTTTCATGGACGAGCAGGACTACACTTC CGTCGTTGAGACTCTCCGACTTGCCCCTTTCAACGGTCATAAGTACGGTCACGTTTTCCCCATTCCCATTACTCTCGATGTCTCTCAGGAGGACATCAACACTCTTGGCCTCAAGCAGGGTGCCCGAGTCGCTCTCCGAGACCCGCGTGACGATGCTGCCCTTGCTATCCTTACTG TCTCTGACATCTACCGACCTAACAAGGCCACCGAGGCTGAAAAGGTCATGGGTGCTGACGACATCGCCCACCCTTCCGTCGCATACCTCCGCAACAACGTTAAGGAGTTTTACGTCGGCGGTAAGGTCCAGGCTATCCAAGCTCCTACTCACTTTGACTACGTTCCCCTTCGATACACTCCCGCCGAGCTCCGAGCTCACTTCCACAAGCTCGCCTGGCGAAAGGTTGTCGCTTTCCAGACCCGAAACCCTATGCACCGTGCCCACCGAGAGCTCACCGTCCGAGCTGCCCGTCAACGACGAGCAAACGTCCTCATCCACCCCGTTGTCGGTCTTACCAAGCCCGGAGATGTTGATCACTACACTCGTGTCCGAGCTTACCAGGCTCTCATGCCCTCTTATCCCGAGGGTATGGCCCACCTTGCTCTCTTGCCCCTCGCTATGAGGATGGCTGGTCCCAGGGAGGCTGTCTGGCACGCCGTTATCCGAAAGAACTTTGGTGCGACCCACTTCATTGTCGGTCGAGACCACGCCGGTCCCGGTAAGAACTCTCAGGGTAAGGACTTCTATGGTCCTTACGACGCCCAGGAGCTCGTTACCCAGTTCAAGGATGAGCTTCAGATCGAGATGGTTCCCTTCCAGGCCATGACCTACCTCCCCGGTTCTGACGAGTACCAGCCCGTCGATGAGGTCCCCAAGGGCACCCCTACCGCCGATATCTCTGGTACCGAGCTCCGAAAGCGCCTCCGAACTGGCGCCTCCATCCCCGATTGGTTCTCTTACACAGGTGTCGTCAAGGTTCTCCGAGAATCTTATCCCCCTCGACCCCAACAGGGtttcaccatcctcttgaCCGGTCTTCACAACTCTGGTAAGGACACTATTGCCCGAGCTCTTCAAGTTACTCTCCAACAACAGGGCTCTCGATCtgtctccctcctcctcggtgAGGAACTCCGATCAGACCTCGACCCCCAGATTGGCCGTGCTATCACTCCCGAGCAAAAGCACATCAACCTCGAACGAATCGGTTTCGTCGCGGCCGAGCTTACAAAGGCCGGTGCCGCCGTCATCGCTGCTCCCACCGCTCCTTACGAGAGGTCCCGACAGGCTTTCAAGAAGCAGGTCGTCGGCTCCGGTGGCGGTAACTACTTCTTGGTTCACGTTGCTACTCCTTTGGAATGGTGTGAGAAGGTCGACAGGAGAGGATTGTACAAGGCTGCCAGGGCTGGTGAGATCAAGAACTTGACTGGTGTCGATGATGTGTACGAGGCCCCCGAGAACGCCGATTTGGTCTGCGACTTGAGGATTGACACTGTTCCCGAGATCGTCCACT CCATCATTATGATCCTCGAGAGCCAGAATCTTGTTTAA